One Clostridia bacterium DNA segment encodes these proteins:
- a CDS encoding ABC transporter ATP-binding protein, translating into MKNAIMKTNNLCKTYVSDGEQFHAIRNMNLEIFEKDFTVIMGSSGSGKSTLLYLLSGLDSVTAGEVWFEEKRVDALNERKTAQFRRKNIGFIFQAINLVPNLSLLENITITGYLAEKDRKKVDERAKELLKIMGLGDQVNRLPSQVSGGQQQRAAIARGLINSPQILFADEPTGSLNSSQGQNVLDILTGINSKGQTIVMVTHDIKAACRADRIIFIKDGRIGGDLRLEKYSESSLEKREKEIFSYLTEKGW; encoded by the coding sequence ATGAAAAATGCAATAATGAAAACCAATAATTTATGCAAAACCTATGTAAGTGACGGAGAGCAGTTCCACGCAATCAGAAATATGAATCTTGAAATTTTTGAAAAGGATTTTACCGTAATTATGGGTAGTTCAGGTTCGGGAAAATCCACACTTTTGTATCTGTTAAGCGGACTGGATAGCGTTACTGCCGGAGAAGTATGGTTTGAAGAAAAACGTGTGGATGCTTTAAACGAAAGAAAGACAGCACAATTTAGAAGAAAAAATATAGGCTTTATTTTTCAGGCAATAAATCTTGTACCGAATCTGTCACTATTGGAAAATATAACAATAACAGGTTATCTTGCCGAAAAAGACAGAAAGAAAGTTGATGAAAGAGCAAAAGAACTTCTGAAAATAATGGGATTAGGCGACCAGGTCAACAGATTGCCTTCTCAGGTATCAGGAGGGCAGCAGCAGAGAGCAGCCATAGCAAGAGGATTGATCAACTCACCCCAGATACTTTTTGCAGATGAGCCTACAGGCAGTCTGAACTCATCCCAGGGTCAAAATGTTCTGGATATTCTTACCGGTATCAATTCCAAAGGACAGACAATCGTTATGGTTACTCATGATATAAAAGCGGCTTGCAGAGCAGACAGAATCATATTTATCAAAGATGGAAGAATCGGTGGAGATTTAAGGCTTGAGAAATACTCAGAAAGCAGTCTGGAGAAGAGAGAAAAAGAAATATTTTCATACCTGACTGAAAAGGGGTGGTAA
- a CDS encoding response regulator transcription factor, which yields MSEVGAKVLVVEDEASIRKFITINLERNGFHVIEADSGEKAIVMVKTFNPDIVVLDIMLPGIDGFEVCRKIREDMPGMVIIMLTAKSQDMDKITGLELGADDYMVKPFNPLELIARIRTILRRSVNVKNNLSETIFFKNLSLDLKAQKFFKNSEEIELTPTEFSIVKVFMKNSGKAISRNELLNEVWGKNYFGDLKTVDVYIRRLREKIEDNPSEPAFIETVWGFGYRWQGLS from the coding sequence GTGAGTGAGGTTGGAGCAAAAGTTTTAGTTGTCGAGGATGAGGCTTCCATAAGAAAATTTATTACCATTAATCTCGAAAGAAATGGCTTTCATGTTATTGAGGCTGATTCAGGTGAAAAAGCTATCGTTATGGTTAAAACGTTCAATCCGGATATAGTTGTCCTTGATATTATGCTCCCTGGTATTGATGGTTTTGAGGTATGCCGCAAAATCAGGGAGGACATGCCTGGAATGGTTATAATAATGCTTACAGCAAAAAGTCAGGATATGGATAAGATTACAGGGCTTGAATTGGGTGCGGATGACTATATGGTAAAACCTTTTAATCCTCTTGAACTGATTGCCAGAATCAGGACGATACTAAGAAGATCTGTCAATGTAAAAAATAATCTATCCGAAACGATTTTCTTTAAAAACCTGTCACTGGATTTAAAGGCACAAAAATTCTTTAAGAACAGTGAAGAGATAGAACTCACCCCTACGGAATTTTCTATAGTCAAAGTTTTTATGAAAAACTCCGGAAAGGCTATTAGCCGGAATGAGCTTCTTAACGAAGTCTGGGGGAAGAATTATTTCGGAGATCTGAAAACTGTTGATGTTTATATCAGAAGATTAAGAGAAAAGATTGAGGATAATCCATCTGAGCCTGCTTTTATAGAAACAGTTTGGGGATTTGGATACAGGTGGCAGGGCTTATCATGA
- a CDS encoding homoserine dehydrogenase yields MAEVKIGFLGFGNIGMGVFKIFQENGQEIFHREGLKLKVGKVLVRDLHKPRKIPVEPKLLTDNIEDIINDPEISIVTEFLGGVEPAREYIIKALNKGKSVVTANKEVMAKHWHELERAAQQNGAGLYYEASVAGGIPVIKAVKESLQANKIYGLMSIINGTTNYILTKMSEEGRSFSDVLAEAQKLGYAEPDPTADIEGWDAMYKLSILSSISFHTRVHLDSIFREGITGISVEDIEYGKELGYSIKLLAIAKKNGDTIEARVHPTFIPLNHPLAAVRDSYNAVFIKGDAVGNLMFYGRGAGDLPTGSAIISDIITACHQTGKHRYNTFYNGINASDKVDFERNWETEFFVRMTVKDKPGVLAKISGIFGKYGVSIASVIQKGHNKAEVPLIFVTHHANELSMINAINDIRNECDVVSIENTIRVEQ; encoded by the coding sequence ATGGCAGAAGTGAAAATCGGTTTTTTAGGATTTGGCAATATAGGAATGGGAGTATTTAAGATATTTCAGGAAAATGGTCAGGAAATATTTCACAGAGAAGGTTTGAAACTAAAGGTTGGTAAGGTATTGGTCCGGGATTTGCATAAACCCAGGAAAATTCCCGTAGAACCCAAATTGTTGACTGATAACATTGAGGATATAATTAACGATCCTGAAATTTCTATTGTTACAGAGTTTTTAGGTGGTGTTGAACCCGCCAGGGAGTATATTATTAAAGCTTTAAACAAAGGTAAGAGTGTGGTGACTGCAAACAAGGAGGTTATGGCAAAACACTGGCATGAGCTTGAAAGAGCAGCGCAGCAGAATGGTGCAGGGCTATATTATGAAGCCAGTGTTGCAGGAGGCATCCCTGTGATAAAGGCTGTGAAGGAATCTTTGCAGGCAAATAAGATATATGGGTTAATGAGTATAATCAACGGAACTACCAATTATATACTAACAAAGATGTCTGAAGAAGGGCGCAGCTTTAGTGATGTACTGGCGGAAGCGCAAAAGCTCGGGTATGCGGAGCCTGATCCAACTGCTGACATAGAGGGCTGGGATGCAATGTATAAGCTCTCTATCCTGTCATCAATATCATTTCATACACGGGTACATTTGGACAGTATTTTCAGAGAGGGAATTACAGGTATTTCTGTTGAAGATATAGAGTATGGAAAAGAACTGGGGTATTCTATCAAGCTTCTGGCTATAGCAAAGAAGAACGGGGATACTATAGAAGCAAGAGTTCATCCTACATTCATACCTCTCAATCATCCGCTTGCAGCAGTGAGGGATTCATACAATGCTGTTTTCATAAAAGGTGATGCTGTAGGAAACCTGATGTTCTATGGAAGAGGTGCAGGGGATCTGCCTACAGGAAGCGCAATAATTTCTGATATTATAACAGCTTGTCACCAGACCGGAAAACACAGGTATAATACCTTTTACAACGGTATAAACGCCTCTGATAAGGTTGATTTCGAAAGAAACTGGGAAACGGAATTTTTTGTGCGTATGACAGTGAAGGACAAACCCGGGGTACTGGCAAAGATTTCGGGAATATTCGGCAAATATGGGGTCAGCATAGCATCAGTGATCCAAAAAGGTCACAATAAGGCTGAAGTACCTCTGATCTTTGTCACACATCATGCAAATGAACTATCAATGATAAATGCCATTAATGATATAAGAAATGAATGCGATGTAGTCAGCATAGAAAACACTATACGAGTAGAACAGTAA
- a CDS encoding HAMP domain-containing histidine kinase has protein sequence MKINTKAKLYYAFIFIFILLALSLAFTYKLAADAFDSNKEIFRFNEARVLTSGIMSKIESSYSFLGKDNELKKSIEAMLEEIGSKLQVVDTDGIVVFDSEENEANLNGKKIDIKTFVHFDAAFGAENPGNIRFAFPIVIEGKQAANAIFSIPVKSVMSMKRENKAAYILSPVFIGFFCLIVFILLFIIKVSQGIIDPLNSLNRSARQIAVGDLDFSIRYDKDNELGAFTKAFDMMKEELKESLRKQSEYEKARKELIASISHELKTPVASIKAYVEGLQDGIAKDKETTDRYLSVIKNKTDSLTKLIEDLLQHSLKELGKFKMNMEEMYCRQILRKVMEPLKVQFENSPIALTVDEPFPDVLVNMDSSRIEQVIVNLIQNAKKYTPPGGNIRFKAFLEKEYLKITVSDTGYGVSQEELPHIFDKFYRGERFTRDFEGSGLGLSICRYIVEQHGGEIFVESSINEGSTFTFTIPKV, from the coding sequence ATGAAAATAAACACAAAGGCCAAGCTGTATTATGCTTTTATATTCATTTTCATTTTGCTTGCACTATCCTTAGCATTTACTTACAAGCTGGCTGCTGATGCTTTTGACAGCAATAAGGAGATTTTCAGGTTTAATGAAGCAAGAGTGCTGACCAGCGGTATCATGTCAAAAATAGAGTCAAGCTATAGCTTTTTAGGAAAAGACAATGAACTAAAAAAATCAATAGAGGCAATGCTTGAAGAAATCGGTTCAAAGCTGCAAGTTGTCGATACAGACGGAATCGTGGTTTTTGATTCTGAAGAAAATGAGGCTAACCTAAATGGGAAAAAGATTGATATAAAAACTTTTGTTCACTTTGATGCGGCATTTGGTGCAGAGAATCCAGGAAATATACGGTTTGCTTTTCCTATAGTAATAGAAGGGAAGCAGGCAGCAAATGCGATATTCTCAATACCGGTCAAGTCTGTTATGAGCATGAAACGGGAAAATAAAGCAGCTTATATTTTAAGTCCTGTTTTTATAGGTTTTTTTTGTCTTATTGTTTTTATACTATTATTTATTATTAAGGTATCGCAGGGAATTATAGATCCATTGAATAGCCTTAACAGGTCAGCAAGGCAGATAGCTGTAGGCGATCTTGATTTTAGTATCAGATATGATAAGGATAATGAATTGGGAGCTTTCACTAAGGCCTTTGATATGATGAAGGAGGAGCTTAAAGAGTCTTTGCGCAAGCAATCAGAATATGAAAAAGCAAGGAAGGAACTGATTGCCAGTATATCTCACGAACTGAAAACACCCGTAGCATCCATTAAGGCATATGTGGAAGGTTTACAGGATGGAATAGCCAAGGACAAGGAGACTACAGACAGGTATCTGTCGGTTATAAAAAATAAAACAGACAGTCTGACAAAGCTGATTGAAGATTTATTGCAGCATTCATTAAAGGAACTTGGAAAGTTCAAAATGAATATGGAAGAAATGTACTGTAGACAGATATTGAGAAAAGTTATGGAACCGCTGAAAGTTCAGTTTGAAAACAGTCCTATAGCACTGACAGTAGATGAACCGTTTCCAGATGTTCTGGTTAATATGGACAGTTCAAGAATCGAACAGGTAATAGTGAATCTAATACAAAATGCAAAGAAGTACACACCTCCAGGAGGGAATATCCGGTTTAAGGCATTTTTAGAAAAAGAATATCTTAAGATTACCGTAAGTGATACGGGTTATGGTGTTTCCCAGGAAGAGCTGCCACACATTTTTGACAAGTTTTACAGGGGTGAAAGGTTTACAAGAGATTTTGAAGGCTCAGGACTGGGTTTATCCATATGCAGATATATTGTAGAGCAGCATGGAGGAGAGATTTTTGTAGAAAGCAGTATAAATGAAGGAAGTACATTTACATTTACGATTCCAAAGGTTTAG
- a CDS encoding HAMP domain-containing histidine kinase → MISIKRKLALNSIFVVIITVIILEILIANIVKQNYYKNLEGNMYSQIKIASGLYNKYFSDASLQDNVMNDVDTFWKSSTAQVQIVDSAGKILMDSIGVIPEKQVEMPDVKDALSGKKGFWVGKVDYDKEEVMVVSYPLKSQDEVVGALRFISSLRLVNEDVGRVESVFLMIGAIVIIISSIVSLLLSNSIIYPLKEVTQVAEKMAAGNFNVQSVKKNDDEIGKLSDTLNYMADEIQKREQLKNEFISSVSHELRTPLTSIKGWAVTLKEGSLDDKEMLQDGLEIIEKEADRLTSMVEELLDFSRFVSGKIAMKKEKVNIKSIVEHVSKQLKPRADREKIEFVVSCEENLPDIYTDENRLKQVFINILDNSLKFTSAGGRVMFKAYIGENEMLFYISDNGCGISEEELPKVKEKFYKGKNSKSRNGIGLSVCDEIIKLMNGSFEIRSELNKGTETFISLPIMKED, encoded by the coding sequence ATGATAAGTATAAAGAGAAAACTCGCTTTGAACTCGATTTTTGTTGTTATTATTACTGTAATAATATTGGAAATACTTATTGCAAACATTGTAAAACAGAATTACTATAAAAATCTTGAAGGCAACATGTACAGCCAGATAAAGATAGCCAGCGGTTTGTATAACAAGTACTTTTCCGATGCAAGCCTGCAGGATAATGTCATGAATGACGTAGACACATTCTGGAAGTCCTCTACTGCTCAAGTCCAGATTGTTGACAGTGCAGGTAAGATTCTTATGGATTCCATCGGTGTGATCCCCGAAAAGCAGGTGGAAATGCCGGATGTAAAGGATGCGTTAAGTGGGAAAAAAGGGTTTTGGGTGGGTAAGGTTGATTATGATAAGGAAGAAGTTATGGTAGTGTCATACCCACTGAAGTCACAGGATGAGGTCGTAGGGGCTTTAAGGTTTATTAGTTCCCTGAGACTGGTAAATGAAGATGTAGGGAGGGTAGAAAGCGTTTTTCTCATGATAGGTGCTATTGTCATCATCATATCAAGCATTGTAAGTCTTCTGCTCTCGAACTCAATCATTTATCCACTGAAAGAAGTTACGCAGGTAGCAGAAAAAATGGCTGCAGGTAACTTTAATGTTCAGAGCGTTAAGAAAAATGACGATGAGATAGGCAAGTTGTCAGACACTCTAAACTACATGGCAGATGAGATACAAAAACGGGAGCAGCTGAAAAACGAATTTATTTCTTCAGTATCACATGAGCTCAGAACTCCTCTCACTTCTATCAAGGGGTGGGCTGTTACTTTAAAAGAGGGAAGCTTGGACGATAAAGAGATGCTGCAGGATGGCTTGGAGATAATTGAGAAGGAGGCAGACAGGCTTACTTCAATGGTAGAGGAACTGCTTGATTTCTCAAGATTTGTTTCTGGGAAAATAGCTATGAAAAAAGAGAAAGTGAATATCAAGAGTATTGTGGAACATGTAAGTAAACAGCTAAAACCTAGAGCTGACAGAGAAAAAATTGAATTTGTGGTCTCATGTGAGGAAAACCTTCCGGATATCTATACTGATGAAAACAGACTAAAACAGGTATTTATCAACATCCTGGATAATTCACTCAAATTTACCTCAGCAGGCGGCAGGGTGATGTTTAAAGCATATATAGGAGAAAATGAAATGCTTTTCTATATCTCAGATAATGGCTGCGGCATATCGGAAGAAGAGCTTCCGAAAGTAAAAGAAAAGTTTTATAAGGGGAAGAACAGTAAATCAAGAAATGGTATAGGGCTTTCCGTTTGCGATGAAATTATTAAGCTTATGAACGGCTCTTTTGAAATCAGGAGTGAATTGAATAAAGGAACGGAAACCTTTATTTCTTTACCTATAATGAAGGAGGATTGA
- a CDS encoding ABC transporter permease, producing MRSIMLMVLANIKKKKVQSILILITIMVSSLLFSTAIGLMSSMNKPYEAMCSKLNSSQDLLRFGSSMHDEKKVMEWWRKQEGVTTTELLPFYDMQDKMVFKGKKVSNSTQVTERPSVKVLQDKLDIVQGESKENPSKGEIWVPTTFASTNNIRVGDTISIPTKNGNADMKVSAIVVDPQFSSGLINPVRVWVAPGELERIIPDFEMNAYMLGIRFEDYSTEPALWKKFEEFLGSPFMGSKLDLEALEFIYTFILKIIGTIMLIFSIVIVVVVLFVMSFTISGAILADYKTIGILKSQGFSSKNVIMAYSGQYSLLAVLATPFGIGFSYLTIRMLMQSLIISLGFNTGFSMLLPITLTFVTIVSLTTITAFSISLKAGKIKPAESIRFGAPEKQYSFKKNKTLPFIKILPVTLILGIKQMAANKRQSLFMLASTIITVFVLVFSVNIYNSLINMGKDSSYWGFDNSQMYIYRNSGMNQLSHDELVKKLKDDRRAETVVPVGYVTASATPSSKNKSSRNLYGNIYDGDMHSIGLVNIEGRNPESDNEISIAVNTSKHYGRTVGDYLDMYLYGKKITFLITGVYQTISNSGQGYRLQASLIRELDKDFQFSSYAVNLVEGVDSRKFAEEYEAQYGEALDIQFSENGFTSTMSSITSNMTIPVVFVCVMFMAVSFIIIFNSTLMNIFESRKSFGIFKSIGMTPKQIRASMVYKVLILAVLSLLIGIPIGLAVSPHILGAMLVSQGVVKFPFNISAIGTIASIPLCLILTGISTWIPSGRILGISPRSLIVE from the coding sequence ATGAGAAGCATAATGCTGATGGTGTTAGCAAACATAAAGAAAAAGAAAGTACAGAGTATCTTGATTCTTATTACGATAATGGTGTCCTCACTTCTGTTCTCAACTGCCATAGGTCTGATGAGCAGTATGAATAAGCCATATGAAGCTATGTGCAGTAAGCTTAACTCATCCCAGGATTTATTAAGATTTGGAAGCAGTATGCATGATGAGAAGAAAGTAATGGAATGGTGGAGGAAACAGGAGGGGGTTACAACTACTGAATTGCTGCCTTTCTATGACATGCAGGACAAGATGGTTTTCAAAGGGAAAAAGGTTTCCAATAGTACACAAGTTACAGAAAGACCCTCGGTAAAAGTACTACAGGATAAACTCGACATAGTACAAGGAGAAAGTAAAGAAAATCCTTCAAAGGGAGAAATATGGGTACCGACTACCTTTGCATCTACAAATAATATCCGGGTTGGGGATACAATATCTATACCTACAAAAAACGGAAACGCAGACATGAAAGTGTCTGCAATAGTAGTAGACCCACAGTTCAGCTCAGGATTGATTAACCCTGTGAGGGTATGGGTTGCACCTGGGGAGTTGGAAAGAATTATTCCTGATTTTGAGATGAATGCTTACATGCTTGGTATAAGGTTTGAGGATTATTCTACAGAACCTGCGCTGTGGAAAAAGTTTGAGGAATTTCTCGGAAGTCCTTTCATGGGAAGCAAGCTTGACCTTGAGGCACTGGAATTTATTTATACATTCATACTGAAAATCATAGGAACCATAATGCTGATATTCTCTATTGTAATCGTCGTAGTTGTATTATTTGTTATGTCCTTTACTATTTCAGGGGCAATATTGGCAGACTATAAAACTATCGGAATACTTAAATCCCAGGGTTTTTCATCAAAGAACGTGATTATGGCTTATTCAGGCCAATATTCACTCCTTGCTGTACTGGCAACTCCATTTGGAATCGGGTTCAGCTATTTAACTATAAGGATGCTTATGCAAAGTCTTATTATTTCACTTGGTTTCAATACTGGCTTTTCTATGCTTCTGCCGATAACTTTGACGTTTGTTACAATCGTTTCTCTTACTACCATAACAGCATTTAGTATTTCACTGAAGGCGGGAAAAATAAAGCCGGCAGAATCAATACGCTTTGGTGCGCCTGAGAAGCAGTATTCGTTTAAGAAGAATAAAACCCTGCCGTTTATAAAAATTCTTCCTGTAACGTTGATTCTGGGAATAAAGCAAATGGCAGCAAATAAAAGACAATCACTGTTTATGCTTGCTTCTACTATAATTACTGTCTTTGTCCTGGTGTTTTCGGTAAATATTTACAACTCTTTGATTAATATGGGAAAGGACTCATCTTACTGGGGATTTGACAACAGTCAGATGTATATATACCGTAATTCAGGAATGAATCAGCTTTCCCATGATGAGCTTGTGAAAAAACTGAAGGACGACAGACGTGCGGAAACAGTAGTTCCGGTAGGTTATGTCACAGCATCTGCAACTCCGTCATCAAAGAATAAATCCAGCAGGAATCTCTATGGGAATATATATGACGGAGATATGCACAGTATAGGCCTGGTAAACATAGAAGGAAGAAACCCTGAAAGCGATAATGAGATATCTATCGCAGTCAATACCAGTAAACACTATGGCAGGACAGTGGGGGATTACCTGGACATGTATCTGTATGGGAAAAAGATAACATTTCTGATTACAGGTGTTTACCAAACAATTTCAAACTCAGGACAGGGATACAGGCTGCAGGCCTCATTAATAAGGGAGCTTGACAAAGACTTTCAGTTTTCAAGTTATGCGGTGAACCTAGTGGAGGGGGTAGACTCGAGGAAATTTGCGGAAGAATATGAAGCGCAATATGGAGAGGCACTTGACATACAATTTTCGGAAAACGGATTTACTTCTACAATGAGCAGCATAACCTCAAATATGACAATTCCTGTGGTATTTGTTTGCGTAATGTTTATGGCGGTTTCATTCATAATTATTTTCAACTCCACGCTTATGAATATTTTTGAGAGCAGGAAGAGCTTTGGAATATTCAAATCTATCGGGATGACTCCGAAGCAGATAAGGGCGTCGATGGTATATAAGGTTTTGATACTGGCAGTTTTAAGTTTATTAATCGGAATACCTATCGGGCTTGCAGTTTCTCCTCATATTCTTGGTGCAATGCTTGTGAGCCAAGGTGTAGTAAAATTTCCATTCAATATATCAGCTATAGGAACAATAGCTTCAATTCCTTTATGCTTGATATTGACAGGGATAAGCACATGGATTCCTTCGGGCAGAATACTCGGGATAAGTCCGAGAAGCCTTATAGTAGAGTAA
- a CDS encoding FMN-binding protein, translating into MYKKIIIGIICVVLLSGAALGGRYLYQTWKYKKIISEIVIANPDLSKLKDGVYNGSFDAILVAVDVSVTIENKKIKEIKIDRHKNERGSKALNIISKVVSAQSLEVDTVSGATNSSKVILKAIENALDSGN; encoded by the coding sequence ATGTATAAAAAAATTATCATCGGAATAATCTGTGTTGTTCTATTATCCGGAGCCGCCCTTGGGGGCAGATACTTGTACCAAACATGGAAGTATAAAAAAATCATTTCAGAGATAGTTATTGCAAATCCAGATTTGTCAAAGCTCAAAGACGGTGTTTACAACGGGTCATTCGATGCTATACTGGTTGCTGTAGATGTAAGTGTCACAATTGAAAATAAAAAGATTAAGGAAATAAAAATCGACAGGCATAAAAATGAGAGAGGCAGTAAGGCCCTGAATATTATTAGTAAAGTAGTATCAGCACAGTCACTTGAGGTCGATACTGTTTCAGGTGCTACAAACAGCAGCAAGGTCATATTGAAAGCAATTGAGAACGCATTAGATTCTGGCAATTGA
- a CDS encoding peptidylprolyl isomerase has product MSNNQVLATVGDRQITQGDVEFLLKTLDPQSSKRLDSPNGRKRVLQELINQELFFLDAIEKGIDNDAAYKAEIEKMKTSYLKQYAISKLLANITVSDKEISDYYEQNKQLFVNQESIKASHILVSSEEKASEILSEINGGLSFEEAAERYSSCPSKSNGGDLGFFTRGRMVPEFEKAAFETDIGQVSGPVKTQFGYHIIKVLDKSPVSEKSLDEVKGQINQQLIADKQESVFFTKVNELKEKYEVKICE; this is encoded by the coding sequence ATGAGCAACAATCAGGTTCTGGCAACAGTGGGAGACAGACAGATTACCCAAGGCGACGTGGAATTTTTACTCAAAACTCTTGACCCCCAATCTTCAAAGAGGCTCGATTCACCTAACGGAAGAAAGAGGGTATTGCAGGAGCTTATCAATCAGGAGCTGTTCTTTCTTGACGCCATTGAAAAGGGTATCGATAATGATGCTGCATACAAAGCAGAAATTGAAAAAATGAAAACAAGCTACCTAAAGCAATATGCCATAAGCAAGTTACTTGCCAATATCACAGTAAGTGATAAGGAAATATCTGACTATTACGAGCAAAACAAGCAACTATTCGTTAATCAGGAAAGTATAAAAGCAAGTCATATTCTGGTTAGTTCGGAGGAAAAGGCATCGGAAATCTTAAGTGAAATAAACGGCGGACTTTCATTTGAGGAAGCAGCTGAAAGATATTCAAGTTGTCCTTCAAAATCCAATGGCGGTGATCTTGGTTTCTTCACACGTGGCAGAATGGTACCTGAGTTTGAAAAGGCGGCATTTGAAACCGATATAGGTCAAGTAAGCGGACCAGTAAAAACACAATTTGGCTACCACATTATCAAGGTTCTGGATAAAAGCCCTGTGTCTGAAAAATCTCTCGATGAAGTAAAAGGACAAATTAATCAGCAATTGATCGCTGATAAACAGGAGTCGGTTTTCTTTACCAAGGTCAATGAACTGAAGGAAAAGTATGAAGTAAAGATTTGCGAGTAG
- a CDS encoding response regulator transcription factor — protein sequence MSQERIMVVDDEKELAEIMRDYLQTEGFTVHMAFDGEDALKGFKLFDPQLVILDVMLPKIDGMEVCRMIRSQSSIPILMLSAKSSDIDKILGLGLGADDYISKPFSPGEMVARVKAQLRRYIHLSAPNQQSCTLKFGSMIIEDKSYTVMIDGRKVELAAKEFELLSYMAHHPMQVFTREQLFNQIWGFDEYGDINTVTVHIRKIREKVEKDPSEPIYIKTVWGVGYKFDGGEA from the coding sequence GTGTCACAAGAGAGAATAATGGTAGTAGATGATGAAAAAGAGTTGGCAGAAATAATGCGTGATTATCTTCAAACAGAAGGCTTTACCGTACATATGGCTTTTGATGGAGAGGATGCGCTGAAGGGATTTAAGCTTTTTGACCCCCAGCTTGTAATACTTGATGTTATGCTTCCTAAAATAGATGGAATGGAAGTATGCAGGATGATACGTTCCCAGTCAAGCATACCCATACTGATGCTAAGTGCAAAAAGCAGTGATATTGATAAAATACTGGGTCTTGGACTGGGAGCAGACGACTATATATCAAAGCCTTTCAGCCCAGGTGAAATGGTTGCGAGGGTAAAAGCCCAATTAAGGAGATATATCCACCTGTCTGCTCCAAACCAGCAGTCATGTACATTAAAGTTTGGAAGTATGATAATAGAAGATAAATCATATACAGTAATGATTGACGGCAGGAAGGTTGAACTGGCTGCCAAGGAATTTGAATTGTTAAGCTATATGGCGCATCATCCGATGCAGGTTTTTACAAGGGAACAATTATTCAACCAGATATGGGGCTTTGATGAGTATGGTGATATTAACACTGTAACTGTGCATATAAGAAAGATAAGGGAAAAAGTAGAAAAAGACCCTTCAGAACCAATATATATAAAGACTGTATGGGGAGTCGGATATAAATTTGATGGCGGTGAGGCATGA